Proteins co-encoded in one Capsicum annuum cultivar UCD-10X-F1 chromosome 9, UCD10Xv1.1, whole genome shotgun sequence genomic window:
- the LOC124887106 gene encoding uncharacterized protein LOC124887106 produces the protein MAHPVDPNDPIDPNARNVPALVILSVIAQTDARPIREVAILLMNHVTNTELKSQQLLTRILELQLGHIAGAQNTRPQEGLPSDTEVKPNKVNLVTTRSGLQIKEEVHNQVHRIANNNNSKDNEKKEVKKVVSDEIQVEKKTLPLPFPQRKMMYHEEEIYKKFLYLLKQFHIILSLVDILQSVPKYGKYLNNWVANKNRLTEYATLTLTEKCTSKIQNNLPMKLKDPSSFTLQIIIGKTISTRGLCDLGESINLMPTSWYQKMGLGSPKPTTIVL, from the exons ATGGCTCATCCAGTCGATCCGAATGACCCTATTGATCCAAATGCCAGAAATGTCCCAGCTCTGGTTATACTAAGTGTTATTGCTCAAACAGATGCTAGACCTATTCGTGAGGTGGCAATCCTACTTATGAACCATGTTACTAACA CAGAGTTGAAGAGTCAACAGTTGCTTACTAGAATTCTAGAGTTGCAACTCGGTCATATTGCAGGAGCACAAAATACAAGACCTCAAGAAGGCCTACCTAGTGACACAGAGGTGAAACCAAATAAGGTAAATCTAGTTACAACAAGAAGTGGGTTGCAGATAAAGGAGGAGGTACATAATCAGGTTCATCGCATAGCCAATAATAATAATTCTAAAGACAATGAGAAGAAAGAGGTAAAAAAAGTTGTAAGTGATGAAATTCAAGTGGAGAAGAAGACTTTACCCTTACCTTTCCCTCAAAGGAAAATGATGTATCACGAGGAGGAGATTTACAAGAAGTTCTTATATCTTTTAAAGCAGTTTCATATAATTCTTTCTCTTGTTGATATTCTGCAGAGTGttccaaaatatggaaaatatctCAACAATTGGGTGGCAAATAAGAATCGGCTGACAGAGTATGCTACACTTACACTTACTGAGAAGTGCACATCCAAGATTCAAAACAATCTACCCATGAAGCTGAAGGATCCAAGTAGTTTCACTTTGCAGATCATCATTGGGAAAACCATCAGTACTCGTGGATTGTGTGACTTAGGAGAGAGCATAAATCTTATGCCTACATCGTGGTACCAGaagatgggtcttgggagtcccaaacccacTACTATTGTTCTTTAG